A region of uncultured Desulfobacter sp. DNA encodes the following proteins:
- a CDS encoding site-specific integrase: protein MKPTDFAIHLTGFLSVYLPRQKNASNNTISSYRDTFKLLLRYCQEQKDIPVEKLNLDMLTHVMIADFLEWIEKERKCSIATRNQRLAAIHSFFRYAQYEEPSGILHFQKVIALPVKKASKPSVPHLTPEAMKHLLSQPDKMTVKGRRDLTLLSVLYDSGCRVQELVTLRVRDAVLENPAVLILTGKGNKVRRIPLMKNTLALLQHYIQEHFLDKDWKSDYPLFVNKQHNKLTKEGIAYIISQHVVSARKASASVPEKVTPHMFRHSKAMHLLQAGVSLIYIRDFLGHEDIKTTEIYAKCDSELKRQAIEKAYPDLVDSNLPDWSKDAALLDWLSSLK, encoded by the coding sequence ATGAAACCTACTGATTTCGCTATTCACCTTACGGGATTCCTGTCCGTGTATCTGCCTCGGCAGAAAAATGCCAGTAACAATACGATCTCATCCTACCGTGATACTTTTAAATTGTTGCTCCGTTACTGTCAGGAACAGAAGGACATACCCGTCGAAAAGTTGAATCTGGACATGTTGACCCATGTAATGATAGCTGATTTTCTGGAATGGATTGAAAAAGAACGTAAATGCAGCATTGCAACCAGGAACCAGAGGCTTGCAGCCATACATTCCTTTTTCAGGTATGCACAGTATGAGGAACCATCGGGAATCCTTCATTTCCAAAAGGTAATTGCCCTGCCGGTCAAGAAGGCATCCAAGCCGTCGGTACCGCATCTGACGCCGGAGGCGATGAAACATTTATTATCACAGCCCGATAAGATGACTGTAAAAGGCAGACGAGACCTGACGCTTTTGAGCGTCCTTTACGATTCCGGATGCAGGGTGCAGGAATTAGTCACGCTCAGGGTACGGGATGCTGTACTGGAAAATCCGGCAGTGCTTATTCTCACCGGGAAAGGCAATAAGGTGCGCAGAATTCCGCTTATGAAAAACACGCTGGCTTTGCTACAACATTACATCCAGGAGCATTTTCTCGATAAAGATTGGAAAAGTGACTATCCGCTCTTTGTCAATAAGCAGCATAACAAACTCACCAAGGAAGGCATCGCTTACATCATCTCTCAGCATGTGGTCTCAGCAAGAAAGGCATCAGCGAGTGTGCCGGAGAAAGTGACACCCCATATGTTTCGGCACAGCAAGGCAATGCACCTGCTGCAGGCTGGCGTTAGCCTCATCTACATCCGGGACTTTCTTGGACATGAGGATATTAAAACTACCGAAATTTACGCAAAATGTGATTCCGAATTGAAACGTCAGGCTATTGAGAAGGCCTATCCAGATCTGGTAGACAGCAATCTTCCAGATTGGAGCAAGGATGCTGCATTGCTCGACTGGCTTTCAAGCCTGAAGTAG
- a CDS encoding tyrosine-type recombinase/integrase, with protein sequence MSNYLFRGPFAEHIRNHVQLKQAIGYKYEAEAEHLLRFSCFTAEKYPEASLLSKEIVLDWCSRKNYEAQANQCARSSMLRQLAIYMEGVGIGAYVIPKGYYPTAQQYAPHIYTEDELQRFFHQTDQCHYVGECPYRHLIMPVFFRMVYACGLRSSEARLLKVEDVDIDAGILGIHHSKKDNSRLVAMSDKLTGRCRSYSENVHRLSKGPDWFFPGLNGKPMTVGNIYHNFRRFLWRAGISHGGRGKGPRVHDFRHTYACQCLKKWVMEGKDIAAYLPVLKTYMGHDSFEETAYYLRLTADIFPDISIKLEGCYPDIIPRLEGDVHETY encoded by the coding sequence ATGAGCAACTACCTGTTCAGAGGTCCATTTGCGGAGCACATCAGAAACCATGTCCAGTTGAAGCAAGCGATTGGGTATAAATATGAGGCAGAAGCAGAACATCTGTTAAGGTTCTCCTGCTTCACCGCTGAAAAATACCCCGAAGCATCGCTCCTTTCAAAGGAAATCGTGCTGGATTGGTGCTCAAGAAAGAATTATGAGGCACAGGCCAACCAGTGTGCAAGGTCCTCCATGCTGCGGCAGCTTGCCATATATATGGAAGGTGTTGGGATTGGCGCATACGTCATCCCAAAAGGTTATTACCCGACAGCACAGCAGTATGCCCCCCACATCTATACGGAAGATGAACTGCAGCGATTCTTCCATCAGACAGATCAATGTCACTATGTCGGTGAGTGTCCATATCGCCATCTCATCATGCCGGTATTCTTCCGGATGGTTTATGCCTGTGGCCTTCGCTCCTCGGAAGCAAGGCTTCTGAAGGTAGAAGATGTGGATATAGATGCAGGCATACTGGGCATTCATCATTCAAAGAAAGACAACAGCCGTCTGGTTGCGATGTCAGACAAGCTTACAGGTCGATGCCGGAGCTACTCTGAAAATGTGCATAGACTATCAAAGGGACCTGATTGGTTTTTCCCGGGACTGAATGGAAAACCAATGACTGTAGGAAACATCTACCACAATTTCAGACGATTCCTGTGGAGAGCCGGCATTTCTCATGGCGGGAGGGGAAAAGGTCCGAGAGTACACGATTTTCGTCATACTTATGCCTGCCAATGCTTGAAAAAATGGGTGATGGAAGGAAAAGACATCGCCGCATATCTTCCTGTACTGAAAACATATATGGGACATGATTCCTTTGAGGAAACAGCCTATTACCTCAGGCTTACGGCTGATATCTTTCCGGACATATCCATTAAGCTCGAAGGATGTTATCCCGATATCATTCCCCGACTGGAGGGTGATGTCCATGAAACCTACTGA
- a CDS encoding site-specific integrase, producing the protein MQKKPLKELLQELERELLRLGYTEGSMRFYRNRWKKINQFAEEREEIFYSEQLGINYLEHSHQILEKDFDKTLSQKDTQELRIIRMIGDFQLHHTVLRRYYKHRELLTDSYYMGISTSFRKYCERKGHSKVTVDHYVNQSERFMDYLVSQRINDCHEIELPMINGYIRTLAGYTYKTVEQNICSIRSFLRYLQAQDILKTDLASKTPMIQARKQTRIPSVWTKEELDALISAIDRGNPKGKRDYAIILLACVLGLRVTDIKNLTFGCFHWEMKNLIFTQSKTRETVTLPIPSEVGWAVIDYLKYGRPKVNSPILFVRHVAPFLPFSEGDHLYQIIRDYMRIAHLPTLKKHRGMHSLRHTAASRMLEHDTPLAVISDILGHTDTDSTAVYLKVDINKLKECCLDTPEVGS; encoded by the coding sequence ATGCAGAAGAAACCATTGAAAGAGCTGTTACAAGAATTAGAGCGGGAGCTACTGCGGCTCGGTTACACCGAAGGCTCCATGAGATTTTACCGCAACCGTTGGAAGAAAATCAATCAGTTCGCTGAGGAACGGGAGGAGATTTTTTATTCAGAGCAGCTTGGGATCAACTATCTCGAACACAGTCATCAGATCCTTGAGAAGGATTTTGACAAAACCCTATCCCAAAAGGATACGCAGGAACTCCGTATCATCCGTATGATTGGAGACTTCCAGCTCCATCACACTGTTCTCCGACGATACTATAAGCATCGGGAATTGCTAACAGATTCCTATTACATGGGGATCAGCACGAGTTTTAGAAAGTACTGCGAGCGCAAAGGTCATTCCAAAGTAACCGTAGATCATTACGTGAATCAATCTGAGCGTTTCATGGATTATCTTGTTTCCCAAAGAATCAATGATTGCCATGAAATCGAGCTTCCTATGATCAATGGGTATATACGGACTCTGGCCGGATATACCTATAAAACAGTCGAACAGAACATATGCTCCATACGTTCTTTTTTGAGGTATTTGCAGGCGCAGGATATCCTGAAAACGGATCTGGCTTCGAAGACACCAATGATTCAGGCTCGTAAACAGACACGGATCCCATCTGTCTGGACGAAGGAAGAGTTGGATGCGCTGATAAGCGCCATTGATCGCGGAAATCCAAAGGGAAAACGTGACTATGCCATTATCCTCCTTGCTTGCGTGTTGGGTCTTAGAGTCACTGATATCAAAAACCTTACATTCGGTTGCTTCCACTGGGAAATGAAAAACCTGATATTTACCCAGTCAAAAACAAGAGAGACAGTAACCCTGCCGATTCCCTCCGAAGTTGGATGGGCAGTCATTGATTATCTGAAATATGGCAGGCCAAAAGTGAATTCTCCTATTCTTTTTGTGAGGCATGTGGCGCCATTTCTGCCCTTTTCAGAAGGTGATCATCTGTATCAGATAATCCGTGACTATATGCGGATTGCACATCTACCTACTTTAAAGAAGCACCGTGGCATGCACTCTCTCCGCCATACTGCAGCTTCAAGAATGCTTGAGCATGACACCCCGCTTGCTGTCATCTCGGATATCCTGGGCCATACGGACACAGACTCTACAGCAGTTTACTTGAAGGTGGATATCAATAAACTGAAAGAATGTTGCCTGGATACTCCGGAGGTGGGCTCATGA
- a CDS encoding reverse transcriptase domain-containing protein, producing the protein MISPILSNIFLHYVLDDWFAKEVQPRLTGKSFLIRFADDFIVGLQLESDAKRLLEVLPKRFKRHSLELHPKKTRLIAFGKPARKGKPQGTFDFLGFTYYWGRSLKGNWVIKKKTARKRRNRFMRMLWSWCKEHRHDSIRSQQETLCSKLMGFYQYFGVRSNFKVLEVVYEYAASAWKHWLGQRHRNGRLSYKKFSRFLTGYPLPRPRIVHNI; encoded by the coding sequence GTGATTTCACCGATACTCAGCAATATCTTCCTGCACTACGTGCTGGACGACTGGTTTGCAAAAGAGGTTCAACCTCGGTTGACGGGTAAAAGCTTTCTGATCAGGTTTGCCGATGATTTCATCGTTGGACTTCAACTGGAATCAGATGCCAAGAGGTTGTTGGAGGTACTGCCAAAGCGGTTCAAGCGCCACTCTCTTGAGCTTCACCCGAAAAAGACACGCCTGATTGCATTCGGGAAACCGGCCCGGAAAGGAAAACCACAGGGGACGTTTGACTTCCTCGGGTTTACATACTACTGGGGCAGAAGCCTTAAAGGCAACTGGGTGATCAAAAAGAAAACCGCCCGTAAAAGGCGCAATCGGTTCATGCGGATGCTGTGGAGCTGGTGCAAAGAGCACAGGCATGACTCCATACGAAGTCAGCAGGAAACGTTGTGCAGCAAGCTAATGGGATTTTATCAATACTTCGGAGTACGGAGCAATTTTAAGGTGCTGGAGGTGGTGTATGAATACGCTGCCTCAGCGTGGAAACATTGGCTTGGCCAAAGGCATAGAAACGGGAGATTGAGCTATAAAAAGTTCAGCAGGTTTCTTACCGGATATCCCCTGCCTAGGCCCCGGATTGTTCACAATATCTGA
- a CDS encoding DUF2059 domain-containing protein has translation MKKILISICILLIWTSAFAMPDTPENREREAVKYLQTTPPENLFRDMAEKVSMQLPEEQRDAFKATLTKNLDIEALSAAMRGAMVKYFSADELSALADFYGSPVGKSAMSKFGPYMAEMMPAMQAEMAKAIQKTQAEFSAK, from the coding sequence ATGAAAAAAATATTAATTTCTATCTGTATCTTGTTGATATGGACCAGCGCTTTCGCGATGCCAGACACTCCTGAAAATAGAGAGAGAGAGGCTGTCAAATACCTTCAAACTACACCACCAGAAAATTTGTTCCGTGATATGGCCGAGAAAGTTTCAATGCAGTTACCGGAAGAACAGCGGGATGCATTTAAGGCCACGCTAACTAAAAATCTCGATATAGAGGCACTCAGTGCAGCTATGCGGGGAGCAATGGTTAAATATTTTTCTGCGGACGAATTATCTGCTCTTGCAGATTTCTATGGATCTCCAGTTGGCAAGTCTGCAATGAGCAAGTTTGGCCCATACATGGCAGAGATGATGCCAGCCATGCAGGCAGAAATGGCAAAAGCCATACAGAAGACTCAGGCCGAATTTTCGGCTAAATAG
- a CDS encoding group II intron maturase-specific domain-containing protein, with protein sequence MCGQSKIRIHAKSMKRFKDKVRELTSRKRGKSLWQVIQELNRYFRGWWNYFRLTEAKSFLKGLKIWIMRRLRSLVWKQWKNPKTRVRNLEKLGISHQDAMLCGNARKKYWHMSKIKWVAIAMPERYFIDQGLYLPGN encoded by the coding sequence ATGTGTGGGCAGTCAAAGATCCGGATTCATGCCAAGAGTATGAAACGGTTCAAGGACAAGGTACGGGAATTGACCAGCCGCAAGCGGGGTAAAAGCCTGTGGCAGGTCATTCAGGAATTGAACCGATATTTTCGGGGATGGTGGAATTATTTCCGGCTTACAGAGGCAAAATCATTCCTCAAAGGGCTCAAAATCTGGATAATGCGACGGCTGAGAAGCCTTGTTTGGAAACAATGGAAAAATCCCAAAACCAGGGTTCGTAACCTTGAGAAACTTGGTATTTCTCACCAGGATGCCATGCTATGCGGCAATGCCCGAAAAAAGTATTGGCACATGAGCAAAATCAAGTGGGTGGCCATTGCCATGCCTGAACGATATTTTATTGATCAAGGATTATATCTGCCCGGGAACTGA
- a CDS encoding GNAT family N-acetyltransferase: MMENIDFRFDKELPEDQVIALYTALEWSSAEKPKELMKALANSHSVISAWDGQKLVGLANSISDGYLVVYYPHLLVMPGYQSRGIGKAMVAMMKNKYCGFHQQILVADGGAINFYKSCGFDKAGSCEPLWVYDGDDHD, from the coding sequence ATGATGGAAAATATTGATTTTCGATTCGATAAAGAACTACCTGAGGACCAAGTCATCGCACTTTACACAGCTCTCGAATGGTCTTCAGCAGAAAAGCCAAAAGAACTAATGAAGGCGTTAGCAAATTCGCATTCAGTAATATCTGCATGGGATGGACAAAAACTGGTAGGTTTGGCCAACTCAATATCTGATGGATATTTGGTCGTGTATTATCCTCACCTTCTTGTGATGCCCGGATACCAAAGTAGAGGTATTGGGAAAGCTATGGTTGCAATGATGAAAAACAAATATTGTGGTTTTCACCAACAGATTTTAGTAGCAGATGGTGGCGCTATCAACTTTTACAAAAGTTGCGGCTTCGATAAAGCGGGTTCATGCGAGCCCCTTTGGGTTTATGACGGTGATGACCATGATTAA
- a CDS encoding ribonuclease E inhibitor RraB translates to MNIPNKSISLDQLNDMFEKISENTDWNMKEPKLWGYFFTNDDPSLLAKAKEILVSKGYRFVDLYMSEKQNEKDPDLWWLHVEKEEIHTPKSLDKRNDEFYIFAHQMKLKSYDGYDVGPIK, encoded by the coding sequence ATGAATATTCCAAATAAATCTATCAGCTTAGACCAATTAAATGATATGTTTGAAAAAATATCAGAAAATACTGATTGGAATATGAAAGAACCGAAACTTTGGGGGTATTTTTTTACTAATGATGATCCTTCACTCTTAGCCAAAGCAAAAGAAATTCTCGTTTCAAAAGGCTATCGTTTTGTTGATCTATATATGTCTGAAAAACAAAATGAAAAAGATCCAGATTTATGGTGGTTACACGTTGAAAAAGAAGAAATCCATACACCAAAATCTTTAGATAAAAGAAATGATGAATTCTATATCTTTGCTCATCAAATGAAACTCAAGTCATACGATGGCTATGATGTAGGGCCAATAAAATAA
- a CDS encoding biosynthetic peptidoglycan transglycosylase, giving the protein MRQVFGRKLNLTALAILLIVCPITGHYINEVRIARHDTRSLVETALKRYGAELTITDLSPSRKSMLIAIEDPTFYHHHGVDLTTPGAGMTTITQGLVKLLYFPEGFRQGIAKIRQTLIAQYALDALVSKDEQMRLFLNSSYLGTVDNREIHGFQCAARVYFHKEFSTISDDEFLSLVAMLIGPNALKPGTEANTERVLRIKKYLSGQYKPAGLLDVDYNGKRHGTIAEEALMAFLRLITNARPEREL; this is encoded by the coding sequence ATGAGACAAGTATTTGGCAGAAAATTAAATTTAACGGCACTCGCTATACTCCTTATTGTTTGCCCGATAACAGGACATTACATTAATGAAGTGAGAATCGCGCGACATGACACCCGGTCTTTAGTTGAGACTGCACTAAAACGTTACGGTGCTGAGTTGACTATTACGGATCTATCTCCCAGTCGTAAGTCCATGCTTATTGCCATCGAAGATCCAACCTTTTATCATCACCATGGAGTCGATCTAACTACTCCTGGTGCAGGAATGACCACTATAACGCAAGGACTTGTGAAGTTGCTCTATTTTCCGGAAGGATTTCGTCAAGGTATAGCAAAAATCCGCCAGACTCTCATTGCACAATATGCTCTTGATGCATTGGTTTCAAAGGATGAGCAAATGCGATTATTCTTAAATAGTTCCTATCTTGGTACCGTTGACAACCGAGAAATACATGGCTTTCAATGTGCAGCTAGAGTTTACTTCCATAAAGAGTTTTCGACAATTTCGGATGATGAGTTTCTTTCATTGGTAGCCATGCTTATTGGACCGAATGCACTCAAGCCTGGAACGGAAGCCAATACAGAAAGAGTCCTGCGAATCAAAAAATATCTATCTGGACAGTATAAACCTGCAGGGCTTTTAGATGTAGATTATAATGGCAAACGACATGGGACGATTGCTGAGGAGGCTTTAATGGCTTTTTTAAGGCTGATAACAAATGCCAGGCCCGAAAGAGAATTATAA
- a CDS encoding group II intron maturase-specific domain-containing protein: MDKELEKRGHRYVRYADDFMIFCKSRKAAERVKESITRFLTVKLKLKVNQDKSAVSRPWLRKFLGFTYFQMCGQSKIRIHAKSMKRFKDKVRELTSRKRGKSLWQVIQELNRYFRGWWNYFRLTEAKSFLKGLKIWIMRRLRSLVWKQWKNPKTRVRNLEKLGISHQDAMLCGNARKKYWHMSKIKWVAIAMPERYFIDQGLYLPGN, translated from the coding sequence TTGGATAAGGAACTTGAGAAACGAGGACACCGATATGTCCGTTATGCCGATGACTTCATGATCTTCTGTAAGAGCCGGAAAGCAGCCGAAAGGGTTAAGGAGAGTATCACCAGGTTTCTAACCGTGAAACTCAAGCTCAAAGTAAACCAGGACAAAAGTGCTGTCAGCAGACCGTGGTTGCGCAAATTCCTTGGATTCACATATTTTCAAATGTGTGGGCAGTCAAAGATCCGGATTCATGCCAAGAGTATGAAACGGTTCAAGGACAAGGTACGGGAATTGACCAGCCGCAAGCGGGGTAAAAGCCTGTGGCAGGTCATTCAGGAATTGAACCGATATTTTCGGGGATGGTGGAATTATTTCCGGCTTACAGAGGCAAAATCATTCCTCAAAGGGCTCAAAATCTGGATAATGCGACGGCTGAGAAGCCTTGTTTGGAAACAATGGAAAAATCCCAAAACCAGGGTTCGTAACCTTGAGAAACTTGGTATTTCTCACCAGGATGCCATGCTATGCGGCAATGCCCGAAAAAAGTATTGGCACATGAGCAAAATCAAGTGGGTGGCCATTGCCATGCCTGAACGATATTTTATTGATCAAGGATTATATCTGCCCGGGAACTGA
- a CDS encoding site-specific integrase, producing the protein MQKKPLKELLQELERELLRLGYTEGSMRFYRNRWKKINQFAEEREEIFYSEQLGINYLEHSHQILEKDFDKTLSQKDTQELRIIRMIGDFQLHHTVLRRYYKHRELLTDSYYMGISTSFRKYCERKGHSKVTVDHYVNQSERFMDYLVSQRINDCHEIELPMINGYIRTLAGYTYKTVEQNICSIRSFLRYLQAQDILKTDLASKTPMIQARKQTRIPSVWTKEELDALISAIDRGNPKGKRDYAIILLACVLGLRVTDIKNLTFGCFHWEMKNLIFTQSKTRETVTLPIPSEVGWAVIDYLKYGRPKVNSPILFVRHVAPFLPFSEGDHLYQIIRDYMRIAHLPTLKKHRGMHSLRHTAASRMLEHDTPLAVISDILGHTDTDSTAVYLKVDINKLKECCLDTPEVGS; encoded by the coding sequence ATGCAGAAGAAACCATTGAAAGAGCTGTTACAAGAATTAGAGCGGGAGCTACTGCGGCTCGGTTACACCGAAGGCTCCATGAGATTTTACCGCAACCGTTGGAAGAAAATCAATCAGTTCGCTGAGGAACGGGAGGAGATTTTTTATTCAGAGCAGCTTGGGATCAACTATCTCGAACACAGTCATCAGATCCTTGAGAAGGATTTTGACAAAACCCTATCCCAAAAGGATACGCAGGAACTCCGTATCATCCGTATGATTGGAGACTTCCAGCTCCATCACACTGTTCTCCGACGATACTATAAGCATCGGGAATTGCTAACAGATTCCTATTACATGGGGATCAGCACGAGTTTTAGAAAGTACTGCGAGCGCAAAGGTCATTCCAAAGTAACCGTAGATCATTACGTGAATCAATCTGAGCGTTTCATGGATTATCTTGTTTCCCAAAGAATCAATGATTGCCATGAAATCGAGCTTCCTATGATCAATGGGTATATACGGACTCTGGCCGGATATACCTATAAAACAGTCGAACAGAACATATGCTCCATACGTTCTTTTTTGAGGTATTTGCAGGCGCAGGATATCCTGAAAACGGATCTGGCTTCGAAGACACCAATGATTCAGGCTCGTAAACAGACACGGATCCCATCTGTCTGGACGAAGGAAGAGTTGGATGCGCTGATAAGCGCCATTGATCGCGGAAATCCAAAGGGAAAACGTGACTATGCCATTATCCTCCTTGCTTGCGTGTTGGGTCTTAGAGTCACTGATATCAAAAACCTTACATTCGGTTGCTTCCACTGGGAAATGAAAAACCTGATATTTACCCAGTCAAAAACAAGAGAGACAGTAACCCTGCCGATTCCCTCCGAAGTTGGATGGGCAGTCATTGATTATCTGAAATATGGCAGGCCAAAAGTGAATTCTCCTATTCTTTTTGTGAGGCATGTGGCGCCATTTCTGCCCTTTTCAGAAGGTGATCATCTGTATCAGATAATCCGTGACTATATGCGGATTGCACATCTACCCACTTTAAAGAAGCACCGTGGCATGCACTCTCTCCGCCATACTGCAGCTTCAAGAATGCTTGAGCATGACACCCCGCTTGCTGTCATCTCGGATATCCTGGGCCATACGGACACAGACTCTACAGCAGTTTACTTGAAGGTGGATATCAATAAACTGAAAGAATGTTGCCTGGATACTCCGGAGGTGGGCTCATGA
- a CDS encoding reverse transcriptase domain-containing protein: MANIYLHFVLDLWFERKVKLNCKGQAFILRYADDYICAFQYKDEAERFYRELPGRLGKFNLQVAPEKTAMLRFNRFHPGMKVRISFLGFETFWEKDRDGTIKVKLRTAPKKLQGACRRIKEWIKGNRHLKGEAFIKALNRRLRGHYNYYNVPGNLSALWRFYSWAEACAFKWLNRRGGKRKSFTLEIFTKAIDLLGIAKPKMRVVNRQHRVFT, encoded by the coding sequence TTGGCCAATATTTATCTTCACTTTGTCCTTGACCTATGGTTCGAAAGAAAGGTGAAGCTCAATTGTAAAGGCCAGGCCTTTATTTTGAGATATGCTGATGATTATATCTGCGCCTTTCAGTATAAAGATGAAGCTGAGCGGTTTTACCGAGAGCTTCCGGGCAGACTTGGCAAGTTCAATCTTCAGGTGGCACCGGAGAAAACAGCAATGCTCCGGTTCAATCGTTTTCATCCCGGCATGAAAGTTCGGATAAGCTTTTTAGGCTTTGAAACTTTCTGGGAGAAAGATAGAGACGGAACAATTAAAGTTAAACTACGGACAGCCCCCAAGAAACTGCAAGGTGCCTGCAGGCGGATCAAGGAATGGATAAAGGGAAATCGCCATCTGAAAGGGGAAGCCTTCATCAAAGCGCTCAATAGACGCTTGCGCGGACATTACAACTATTATAATGTCCCAGGTAACCTGTCGGCATTATGGCGCTTTTATAGCTGGGCTGAAGCATGTGCCTTCAAATGGCTGAATCGCCGGGGAGGGAAACGTAAAAGCTTCACCTTGGAGATTTTCACAAAAGCGATAGACCTGTTGGGTATTGCCAAGCCAAAGATGCGGGTTGTGAACAGGCAACATCGAGTATTCACATGA